From a single Sphingosinicellaceae bacterium genomic region:
- a CDS encoding murein transglycosylase A, giving the protein MRRHTPSREGRGVWATLAVLTLLAACSTTPPKSTATPPAATGPATAREAGVVRAASPVGTAAVAPTSPAAALAAFRRSCPALLKRTDVSGLTQPGDWAAACAAAATAPDARSFFASQFVAVRIGDGAGLNTGYFEPELAASLTRAPGYAVPLYRRPPDLIEADLGAFADSLKGRKVRGRVAGTAFVPYFDRAEIDAGALAGRGLELAWAADPYDAFFLEIQGSGRLRLPDGSIVGIGYDGQNGRDYTAIGKVLRERNALPSGGATMDGIIAWMKAQPDGGAALMHENRSKIFFRKLPGGDPGLGPPGALNIPLTPGTSVAADPKFVPLGAPLWLDRGGAVTLMVAQDTGGAIRGPNRLDLFQGTGEVARKTAGGLASQGRVVLLLPPTSVARLGLR; this is encoded by the coding sequence GTGAGGCGGCACACCCCCTCCCGCGAGGGGAGGGGCGTTTGGGCGACACTCGCGGTGCTGACCTTGCTCGCCGCATGCAGCACGACTCCGCCGAAATCCACCGCGACACCGCCCGCCGCGACCGGTCCCGCCACCGCGCGTGAAGCCGGCGTCGTGCGCGCCGCGTCGCCCGTCGGCACCGCCGCCGTCGCGCCGACCAGTCCCGCCGCCGCACTCGCCGCCTTCCGCCGCTCGTGCCCGGCGCTGCTCAAGCGCACCGACGTCAGCGGCCTGACCCAGCCCGGCGACTGGGCCGCCGCCTGCGCCGCTGCCGCAACCGCGCCCGACGCGCGGAGCTTCTTCGCCAGCCAGTTCGTCGCGGTCCGCATCGGTGATGGTGCCGGGCTCAACACCGGCTATTTCGAGCCCGAGCTGGCGGCCTCGCTGACCCGGGCCCCGGGCTACGCGGTGCCGCTCTACCGCCGTCCGCCCGACCTGATCGAGGCGGACCTCGGCGCGTTCGCCGACAGCCTGAAAGGCCGCAAGGTCCGCGGGCGGGTCGCCGGAACTGCCTTCGTGCCCTATTTCGACCGCGCCGAGATCGACGCCGGGGCGCTGGCCGGGCGGGGCCTCGAACTCGCGTGGGCGGCCGATCCCTACGACGCGTTCTTCCTCGAGATTCAGGGTTCGGGGCGGCTGCGGCTGCCCGACGGCAGCATCGTCGGCATCGGCTACGACGGCCAGAACGGGCGCGACTATACCGCCATCGGCAAGGTGCTGCGCGAGCGCAACGCGCTCCCGTCGGGCGGCGCGACGATGGACGGCATCATCGCCTGGATGAAGGCCCAGCCCGACGGCGGCGCGGCGCTGATGCACGAGAACCGCTCCAAGATCTTCTTCCGCAAGCTGCCCGGCGGCGACCCCGGCCTCGGTCCGCCCGGCGCACTCAACATCCCGCTCACGCCGGGCACCAGCGTCGCTGCCGACCCGAAGTTCGTGCCACTTGGCGCGCCGTTGTGGCTCGACCGCGGTGGCGCCGTGACGCTGATGGTCGCGCAGGATACCGGCGGCGCGATCCGCGGACCCAACCGCCTCGACCTGTTCCAGGGGACTGGCGAGGTTGCGCGCAAGACCGCTGGCGGACTCGCATCCCAAGGTCGAGTGGTCCTGCTGCTGCCGCCCACTAGCGTCGCGCGCCTCGGGCTCCGGTGA
- a CDS encoding competence/damage-inducible protein A, translated as MADLAPESAPDAGRIYTAALLIIGDEILSGRTQDANLAYLAKWLGVQGIRLREVRVVADDHAAIGDAVNALRVAHDYLFTTGGIGPTHDDITVDAIAAALGVGVVVHPKARAILEKYYGDKLTDARLRMARVPDGAELIENPRTGAPGIRHGNIFIMAGVPAITQGMLAALDGKLQGGAPVLSRTVAAWTAESAVAATLAAVEKANPGTQIGSYPFWREGRTGANFVIRATDPVLLDACAVALLAALTEAGLAPLDGEL; from the coding sequence ATGGCCGACCTCGCCCCCGAAAGCGCACCCGACGCTGGCCGCATCTACACCGCCGCCCTGCTGATCATCGGTGACGAGATCCTGTCGGGGCGGACGCAGGATGCGAACCTTGCCTACCTTGCCAAGTGGCTGGGGGTGCAGGGCATCCGGTTGCGCGAAGTGCGGGTCGTTGCCGACGATCACGCGGCGATCGGCGACGCGGTCAACGCGCTCAGGGTCGCGCACGATTATCTGTTCACCACCGGGGGCATCGGGCCGACACACGACGACATTACCGTCGACGCGATTGCCGCCGCGCTCGGGGTCGGCGTCGTCGTTCACCCCAAGGCGCGCGCGATCCTGGAGAAATACTACGGTGACAAGCTGACGGACGCCCGGCTGCGGATGGCGCGGGTGCCCGACGGGGCGGAGCTGATCGAGAACCCGCGCACCGGTGCGCCCGGTATTCGCCACGGCAACATCTTCATCATGGCGGGTGTCCCGGCGATAACCCAGGGCATGCTCGCGGCGCTGGACGGCAAGCTCCAGGGCGGTGCGCCGGTGCTCAGCCGCACGGTCGCGGCCTGGACCGCCGAGAGCGCGGTCGCGGCGACGCTGGCGGCGGTCGAGAAGGCCAACCCCGGCACCCAGATCGGCAGCTACCCGTTCTGGCGCGAGGGGCGGACGGGGGCCAATTTCGTCATCCGTGCCACCGACCCGGTGTTGCTTGATGCGTGCGCGGTGGCGCTGCTCGCGGCGCTGACCGAGGCCGGCCTCGCGCCCCTCGACGGGGAGCTGTGA
- the radC gene encoding DNA repair protein RadC — MPGDEDQKSGHRERLRERLIEGGGDAFLDYELIEYILGLAIPRRDTKPLAKRLLDEFGSFPSMLAATAGELARVEGMTSGAAAAIKFVEAASLRSLRSAAIGREVLSGWQALTDYLHASMAHRVTEEFRVIFLNNRNVVVRDEAMGNGTINAAAVYPREVVKRALELGASAVILVHNHPSGDPSPSRDDIQMTKTIVDAGKPLGLAVHDHVVIGRTGHASFRALGLL; from the coding sequence ATGCCTGGGGACGAAGATCAGAAAAGCGGACACCGCGAACGGCTGCGCGAGCGGCTGATCGAGGGCGGCGGCGATGCCTTCCTCGACTATGAGCTGATCGAATACATCCTCGGGCTGGCAATTCCGCGCCGCGATACCAAGCCGTTGGCAAAGCGCCTGCTCGACGAGTTCGGCTCGTTTCCGTCGATGCTGGCGGCCACTGCCGGCGAACTGGCGCGGGTCGAGGGAATGACGTCGGGCGCGGCGGCGGCGATCAAGTTCGTCGAGGCGGCCTCGCTCCGATCATTGCGCAGCGCCGCCATCGGCCGCGAGGTGCTGTCGGGCTGGCAGGCACTGACCGACTATCTCCACGCCAGCATGGCGCACCGGGTGACGGAGGAGTTCCGGGTAATCTTCCTCAACAACCGCAACGTCGTGGTCCGCGACGAGGCAATGGGGAACGGCACCATCAACGCCGCCGCTGTGTATCCGCGCGAGGTCGTCAAGCGGGCGCTGGAGCTCGGGGCAAGCGCCGTCATCCTGGTCCACAACCACCCCAGCGGCGACCCGTCGCCGAGCCGGGACGACATCCAGATGACGAAGACCATCGTCGACGCCGGCAAGCCGCTCGGGCTGGCGGTCCACGATCATGTCGTGATCGGACGCACGGGCCACGCCAGCTTCCGCGCGCTCGGCCTGCTGTAG
- a CDS encoding PEPxxWA-CTERM sorting domain-containing protein: MSAAAVLGIAAPGSAAVNLIVNGSFEAGDFTGFTHTGTAGLADPAVVLNYNSAASYGQGGGAYGEAVPFDNSVSASPDVVGLHAAYFVADYANNESISQLTALHSGNYRIGFSAYLPQNGANNGFDATFAGSIIGVDVASFTASQVGATQWYNFSGVAQIVTSGNYLTSFTFNSFGAPAKDFVIDRVFVIATNDEATYLIPPTPTSAIPEPAVWSLMIAGFGMTGFSMRRSFARTA, from the coding sequence ATGAGCGCAGCCGCCGTTCTCGGCATTGCCGCGCCGGGCAGCGCTGCCGTCAACCTGATCGTCAACGGCAGCTTCGAGGCCGGTGACTTCACGGGCTTCACGCACACCGGCACCGCTGGCCTTGCCGACCCTGCCGTTGTCCTCAACTACAACAGCGCCGCCAGCTACGGCCAGGGCGGCGGCGCCTACGGCGAAGCCGTTCCCTTCGACAATTCGGTGTCCGCGAGCCCCGACGTCGTCGGCCTTCATGCGGCCTATTTCGTTGCGGACTACGCCAACAACGAGTCGATTTCGCAGCTGACCGCCCTGCATTCTGGCAACTACCGTATCGGCTTCAGCGCGTATCTGCCGCAGAACGGTGCCAACAACGGATTCGACGCCACCTTTGCCGGCTCGATCATCGGCGTCGATGTCGCCAGCTTCACCGCATCACAGGTCGGTGCCACGCAATGGTACAACTTCAGCGGCGTCGCGCAGATCGTGACGTCGGGCAATTACCTGACCTCGTTCACCTTCAATTCGTTCGGCGCTCCCGCCAAGGACTTCGTCATCGACCGTGTGTTCGTCATCGCGACGAACGATGAGGCGACCTACCTGATCCCGCCAACGCCGACGAGCGCGATCCCGGAGCCTGCAGTCTGGAGCCTGATGATTGCCGGCTTCGGCATGACCGGCTTCTCGATGCGCCGCAGCTTCGCGCGCACCGCCTGA
- the pyrF gene encoding orotidine-5'-phosphate decarboxylase, with protein sequence MTNPVPNPIYVAVDTAQLRVAQKLVRTVAPHVGGIKLGLQFFAANGPDGVRAMAAFGLPIFLDLKFHDIPNTVSRAIQSVRGLQPAVMTVHAAGGREMLKRARRIADPATKVVAVTVLTSLSDRDLGETGIGAATSAQALKLARLAKSCGLDGIVCSGREVAAIKAEWPDGYFVVPGLRPAGAQRDDQKRPVTPADALQSGASMLVIGRPITAAKDPAEAARSILASL encoded by the coding sequence ATGACCAACCCGGTCCCAAATCCGATTTACGTCGCGGTCGATACTGCCCAGCTCCGAGTCGCCCAGAAACTGGTCCGGACGGTCGCCCCCCATGTCGGTGGCATCAAGCTCGGGCTGCAGTTCTTCGCCGCCAACGGCCCGGACGGGGTGCGCGCGATGGCCGCGTTCGGCCTGCCGATCTTCCTCGACCTGAAGTTCCACGACATCCCCAACACCGTGTCGCGCGCTATCCAGTCGGTGCGCGGCCTCCAGCCTGCCGTGATGACCGTCCACGCAGCGGGTGGCCGCGAGATGCTCAAGCGCGCGCGGCGCATCGCCGACCCGGCGACCAAGGTCGTTGCGGTGACGGTGCTGACCAGCCTGTCCGACCGCGACCTCGGCGAAACCGGGATCGGCGCGGCGACGTCGGCGCAGGCGCTGAAGCTGGCCCGGCTGGCGAAGTCATGCGGGCTCGACGGTATCGTCTGCTCGGGCCGCGAGGTCGCCGCGATCAAGGCCGAGTGGCCCGACGGTTATTTCGTCGTCCCCGGCCTGCGCCCTGCAGGAGCCCAGCGCGACGACCAGAAGCGCCCCGTTACCCCGGCGGACGCGCTCCAGTCGGGCGCGTCGATGCTCGTCATCGGCCGCCCGATCACCGCCGCCAAGGATCCCGCCGAGGCCGCGCGCAGCATCCTCGCCAGCCTGTGA
- the map gene encoding type I methionyl aminopeptidase has protein sequence MTYAATYDALADAEERTATIKLHGPEGFAGMRKAGKLAAEVLDMLTAHVVPEVVTSDLDKLAYDFALAHGALPATVFYRGYSHSLCISVNHVVCHGMPGAKRLKDGDIVNIDVTVIVDGWHGDTSRMYLVGDVPLKARRLVDITWECLQRGIAAAKPGNTLGDIGHAIQSYAEGQRCSVVRDFCGHGVGRVFHDAPNVVHFGRPRTGEMLRAGMIFTIEPMINLGASKVKLLEDGWTAVTRDRSLSAQFEHSIGITEDGCEIFTGSPAGLDHPPYAVS, from the coding sequence ATGACCTACGCCGCCACCTACGACGCGCTCGCCGATGCCGAGGAGCGGACCGCGACGATCAAGCTGCATGGCCCCGAAGGTTTTGCCGGGATGCGCAAGGCCGGAAAACTCGCCGCGGAAGTGCTCGACATGCTGACCGCGCACGTCGTGCCGGAGGTCGTGACCAGCGATCTCGACAAGCTCGCGTACGACTTCGCCTTGGCCCACGGGGCGCTGCCGGCGACGGTGTTCTACCGCGGCTACAGCCATTCGCTCTGCATCAGCGTCAACCACGTCGTCTGCCACGGCATGCCGGGGGCCAAGCGGCTGAAGGACGGCGACATCGTCAACATCGACGTCACCGTCATCGTCGACGGCTGGCACGGCGACACCAGCCGCATGTACCTGGTCGGCGACGTGCCGCTGAAGGCGCGCCGCCTCGTCGACATCACCTGGGAATGCCTGCAGCGCGGCATCGCGGCTGCCAAGCCCGGCAACACGCTCGGCGACATCGGCCACGCGATCCAGAGCTACGCGGAAGGTCAGCGCTGCTCGGTGGTGCGCGATTTCTGCGGGCACGGCGTCGGCCGGGTGTTCCACGATGCACCGAATGTCGTCCACTTCGGCCGCCCGAGGACCGGCGAGATGCTCAGGGCCGGCATGATCTTCACCATCGAGCCGATGATCAACCTCGGCGCATCGAAGGTGAAACTGCTGGAGGACGGCTGGACGGCTGTAACCCGCGACCGCTCGCTGTCGGCGCAGTTCGAGCACAGCATCGGCATCACCGAGGACGGCTGCGAGATCTTTACCGGATCACCCGCCGGCCTCGATCACCCGCCCTACGCGGTCTCGTAA
- a CDS encoding NUDIX hydrolase, translating into MSIEWQGKYLEVHVEGTWEFAARTRDIAAAVILAVTDVREIVLVEQWRVALKAPTIELPAGLVGDDIPGEDMAASAARELEEETGFTAAHLDDLGEFATSPGMTSERFRLFRAHGLVRTGPGGGVEGEAITVHLVPLAGLGGWLAARRAAGCVIDSRLLVALGPTVMET; encoded by the coding sequence ATGTCGATCGAATGGCAGGGAAAATACCTCGAGGTTCACGTCGAGGGCACGTGGGAGTTCGCGGCGCGGACCCGCGACATTGCGGCAGCGGTCATCCTCGCGGTCACCGATGTCCGCGAGATCGTGCTGGTCGAGCAGTGGCGGGTGGCGCTCAAGGCACCGACCATCGAGCTGCCGGCCGGGCTGGTCGGCGACGACATCCCCGGTGAAGACATGGCCGCGTCGGCGGCACGCGAGTTGGAGGAGGAGACCGGCTTCACCGCGGCGCACCTCGATGATCTCGGCGAGTTCGCGACCTCGCCGGGCATGACCTCGGAGCGCTTCCGGCTGTTCCGCGCCCACGGGCTGGTCCGCACCGGTCCCGGCGGCGGCGTCGAGGGCGAGGCGATCACCGTCCACCTCGTGCCGCTGGCGGGCCTCGGCGGGTGGCTCGCGGCACGCCGCGCCGCCGGGTGCGTTATCGACTCGCGGCTGCTGGTCGCACTCGGGCCGACTGTCATGGAAACTTAA
- the purB gene encoding adenylosuccinate lyase has product MIPRYSRPEMVAIWDARTRFQIWFEIEAHAMDALVELGVVPAEAAKAVWEKGGFDVDRIDEIERETRHDVIAFLTNLAEHVGPEARFVHQGMTSSDVLDTCLGVQLARAADLMIADIDALLVVLKRRALEHRLTPTIGRSHGIHAEPTTFGLKLAQAYAEFDRCRARLVLAREEVATCAISGAVGTFANIDPRVEEHVAKAMNLTVEPVSTQVIPRDRHAVYFATLGVVAGCIERLATEVRHLQRTEVLEAEEYFAPGQKGSSAMPHKRNPVLSENLTGLARLVRGMVTPALENIALWHERDISHSSVERMIGPDATVTLDFALARLTGVMDKLVVYPERMLANLNKMGGLVHSQRVLLALTQAGASREDAYSLVQRNAMKVWQADGQLQLLDLLTADAEVTAYLEPDALADLFDLGYHFRHVDTIFARVFGS; this is encoded by the coding sequence ATGATCCCCCGTTATTCGCGTCCCGAGATGGTCGCCATCTGGGACGCCCGCACGCGTTTCCAGATCTGGTTCGAGATCGAGGCGCACGCCATGGACGCGCTGGTCGAGCTCGGCGTCGTTCCCGCCGAAGCCGCGAAGGCGGTGTGGGAAAAGGGCGGCTTCGACGTCGACCGCATCGACGAGATCGAGCGCGAGACCCGCCACGACGTCATCGCCTTCTTGACCAACCTTGCCGAGCACGTCGGGCCGGAAGCGCGCTTCGTCCACCAGGGCATGACCAGCAGCGACGTCCTCGACACCTGCCTCGGCGTCCAGCTGGCGCGCGCCGCCGACCTGATGATTGCCGACATCGACGCGCTGCTGGTCGTGCTGAAGCGTCGCGCCCTCGAGCATCGCCTGACCCCGACGATCGGTCGCAGCCACGGCATCCACGCCGAGCCGACGACCTTTGGCCTCAAGCTTGCCCAGGCCTACGCCGAGTTCGACCGCTGCCGGGCGCGGCTGGTGCTGGCCCGCGAGGAGGTCGCGACCTGCGCGATCTCGGGTGCGGTCGGGACCTTCGCCAACATCGACCCGCGCGTCGAGGAGCACGTTGCCAAGGCGATGAACCTAACCGTCGAGCCGGTCTCGACCCAGGTCATCCCGCGCGACCGCCACGCGGTCTATTTCGCCACGCTGGGCGTCGTCGCCGGCTGCATCGAGCGGCTCGCCACCGAGGTCCGCCACCTGCAGCGCACCGAGGTCCTGGAGGCGGAGGAGTATTTCGCCCCCGGCCAGAAGGGTTCGAGCGCGATGCCGCACAAGCGCAACCCGGTCCTCAGCGAGAATTTGACCGGGCTCGCGCGGCTGGTCCGCGGCATGGTCACGCCGGCGCTGGAGAACATCGCGTTGTGGCACGAGCGCGACATCAGCCACTCGTCGGTCGAGCGCATGATCGGCCCCGACGCAACGGTGACGCTCGACTTCGCCCTCGCCCGGCTGACAGGGGTGATGGACAAGCTCGTGGTCTATCCAGAGCGGATGCTGGCCAACCTCAACAAGATGGGCGGGCTCGTTCATTCGCAGCGCGTCCTGCTGGCGCTGACCCAGGCGGGCGCGAGCCGCGAGGACGCCTACAGCCTGGTGCAGCGCAATGCGATGAAGGTCTGGCAGGCCGATGGCCAGCTCCAGCTGCTCGACCTGCTGACCGCCGACGCCGAGGTCACGGCGTACCTGGAGCCCGATGCGCTCGCCGATCTGTTCGACCTCGGCTACCACTTCCGCCACGTCGACACGATCTTCGCGCGGGTGTTCGGAAGCTAG
- a CDS encoding ferritin-like domain-containing protein — MGWTLNDIDWNAFDAARVDPRLLALVKAAALVEANAADYVAYLRGVFAGDAAFLGEITTWGAEEAQHGSALGRWAMLADPSWDFDAALAAFRSGYRIEVDATASIRGSRAGELLARQVVETGTSSFYTALRDAADEPVLRRIAGRIAADEFAHYRLFARTAEAMPPLPLRERLRIAVTRFAEAGDDELGWAWFAANVLPGDPAATYTPGVHTRAYAAHALGLYRRPHVENGVRMTLRAVSLRSDGALARWATRVLWGALRVKRAVAA, encoded by the coding sequence ATGGGCTGGACACTCAACGACATCGACTGGAACGCATTCGACGCCGCGCGCGTCGACCCGCGCTTGCTCGCGCTGGTCAAGGCGGCGGCGCTCGTCGAGGCCAATGCCGCCGACTATGTCGCGTACCTGCGCGGCGTGTTCGCAGGCGACGCGGCCTTCCTGGGCGAAATCACCACCTGGGGTGCCGAGGAAGCCCAGCATGGTTCGGCGCTCGGACGCTGGGCGATGCTGGCGGACCCCAGCTGGGACTTCGACGCCGCCCTCGCGGCCTTCCGCTCGGGCTACCGGATCGAGGTCGACGCCACCGCCTCGATCCGCGGCAGCCGGGCGGGCGAGCTGCTTGCCCGCCAGGTCGTCGAGACCGGCACCTCGAGCTTCTACACCGCGCTCCGCGACGCCGCCGACGAGCCGGTGCTGCGCCGCATCGCCGGGCGCATCGCCGCCGACGAGTTCGCCCACTACCGCCTGTTCGCGCGCACCGCCGAGGCGATGCCACCGCTGCCCTTGCGCGAGCGGCTGCGCATCGCCGTGACACGCTTTGCCGAGGCGGGTGACGACGAGCTGGGGTGGGCGTGGTTCGCGGCGAACGTGCTGCCGGGCGACCCGGCGGCCACCTATACGCCGGGGGTCCACACCCGCGCCTACGCCGCCCACGCGCTCGGGCTGTACCGGCGGCCGCATGTCGAGAACGGGGTGCGGATGACGTTGCGCGCGGTCAGCCTGCGGTCGGACGGGGCGCTGGCGCGCTGGGCGACACGGGTGTTGTGGGGCGCGTTGCGGGTAAAGCGGGCGGTCGCGGCCTAG
- a CDS encoding GDP-mannose 4,6-dehydratase: protein MSSSAASRATIIGLDTPAGAYLARLLRARHYTVAGSSTDPDRAAAMLATLGADEVDLLASALASLEGPPHDEVYVLDGSVDASACTTPWPEVRVFVAAGPGGNGVTIAEPGRFVVSGRLYDHASRLDPPDHWALAAVLAVRDFARSGVLPNFDDPDSARDLGWTPEYVDAMWRMLQAPVPRDEVVATGVALSRRDIAVHAAAYFKVDLGDRLPAPRPADVELGDPSGIARDLGWRAFTHGRDLVRTLCEGVPA from the coding sequence ATGTCTTCATCCGCCGCCTCACGCGCCACCATCATCGGCCTCGACACCCCCGCCGGAGCATATCTCGCGCGCCTGCTGAGGGCCCGCCACTACACGGTCGCGGGCAGCTCAACCGACCCCGACCGGGCCGCCGCAATGCTGGCGACGCTCGGCGCGGACGAGGTCGACCTGCTCGCCTCCGCGCTCGCCTCGCTCGAGGGCCCGCCGCACGACGAGGTCTATGTCCTCGACGGCAGTGTCGATGCGAGCGCCTGCACCACGCCCTGGCCCGAGGTGCGCGTGTTCGTCGCGGCCGGTCCCGGCGGCAACGGCGTGACCATCGCCGAGCCGGGCCGCTTCGTGGTCTCCGGCCGGCTTTATGACCATGCCTCGCGCCTCGATCCGCCCGACCACTGGGCCCTGGCGGCGGTGCTCGCGGTCCGGGACTTCGCGCGCAGCGGCGTGCTGCCCAATTTCGACGACCCCGACAGCGCCCGCGATCTCGGCTGGACCCCCGAGTACGTCGACGCGATGTGGCGGATGCTGCAGGCCCCGGTGCCCCGCGACGAGGTCGTCGCCACCGGCGTCGCGCTCAGCCGCCGCGACATCGCGGTCCACGCCGCCGCCTATTTCAAGGTCGATCTCGGCGACCGGCTGCCCGCCCCACGGCCTGCCGACGTGGAGCTGGGTGACCCCTCCGGGATCGCCCGCGACCTCGGCTGGCGCGCCTTCACCCACGGTCGCGACCTCGTCCGGACCCTGTGCGAGGGCGTCCCCGCCTGA
- a CDS encoding Smr/MutS family protein, with product MRLPEKPPEAPPPPRRTAIANRIAVDAATLDGTWDKRMMRGTLRPDMTIDLHGYTGNRAEAELHARIGDAALSGARVLLVITGKGARRGDDEDHDPDRPRGVIRASLPRWLESPSLRPWIAALRPAHPRHGGGGAWYVILRRR from the coding sequence ATGCGCCTGCCCGAGAAGCCGCCAGAGGCCCCGCCGCCGCCACGCCGCACCGCGATCGCCAATCGCATCGCGGTCGACGCCGCGACGCTCGACGGCACCTGGGACAAGCGCATGATGCGCGGCACGCTGCGCCCCGACATGACCATCGACCTGCACGGCTACACCGGCAACCGCGCCGAGGCCGAGCTTCACGCCCGCATCGGCGACGCAGCGCTGTCGGGCGCGCGGGTGCTGCTGGTGATCACCGGCAAGGGCGCGCGGCGGGGCGACGACGAGGACCACGACCCCGACCGCCCGCGCGGCGTCATCCGTGCCTCGCTGCCGCGCTGGCTCGAGTCGCCGTCACTAAGGCCGTGGATCGCGGCGCTGCGCCCGGCGCACCCGCGGCATGGCGGTGGCGGAGCGTGGTACGTGATCCTCAGGCGACGCTAG
- a CDS encoding Tim44/TimA family putative adaptor protein: MADGGSWIEIILLAMLAGFIGLRLVSVLGRRTGSERPVGDQFRGPAAEVMNPTVRGTESAPRGALELPADTEASLAPALEQIADADRNFDPVRFVGGAKGAYSQILEAFWKGDVGSLTGLMSDQVHDDFAHAVTERQAEGITIDNRLVRINRASIVAAQMIGAMAEVTVRFDADIVSVSRGKDGTVVSGSTSDAVPTSDVWTFSRLATSLDPNWLLIATDDVAFP, encoded by the coding sequence ATGGCGGACGGCGGATCGTGGATCGAGATTATTTTGCTGGCGATGCTCGCCGGCTTCATCGGGCTGCGGCTGGTCAGCGTCCTCGGCCGCCGCACCGGTAGCGAACGCCCGGTCGGCGACCAGTTCCGCGGCCCCGCCGCCGAGGTCATGAACCCGACCGTGCGCGGCACCGAGTCGGCCCCGCGCGGCGCCCTCGAACTCCCCGCCGACACCGAGGCAAGCCTCGCCCCGGCGCTCGAGCAGATCGCCGATGCCGACCGCAACTTCGACCCCGTGCGCTTCGTCGGTGGTGCCAAGGGTGCGTATTCGCAGATCCTCGAAGCGTTCTGGAAGGGCGATGTCGGCAGCCTCACGGGCCTGATGTCCGACCAGGTCCACGACGATTTCGCCCACGCCGTCACCGAGCGCCAGGCCGAAGGCATCACCATCGACAACCGCCTCGTCCGCATCAACCGTGCCAGCATCGTCGCGGCGCAGATGATCGGCGCGATGGCCGAGGTCACGGTGCGCTTCGACGCCGATATCGTCTCGGTCAGCCGCGGCAAGGATGGTACCGTCGTCTCGGGCTCGACAAGCGATGCCGTGCCGACCAGCGACGTCTGGACGTTCAGCCGGCTGGCGACCTCGCTCGACCCCAACTGGCTGCTGATCGCCACCGACGACGTCGCCTTTCCGTGA
- a CDS encoding phosphoribosylanthranilate isomerase, protein MTDIKICGLSTPETIDAAAAAGATHVGFVFFAASPRNLSPERAADLASRVPPHVRKVGVFVDPDDALLDAAMPALDIIQLHGTEAPARAATLRARYGKPVWRAAGVASAADIRAAIAAARGNCDLLLLDAKAPSEAPLPGGNGLRFDWRLLTDARPDLPWGLSGGLDAGNVAEAIRGCGPALVDVSSGVEEASGVKSVTKIRAFIEAARTA, encoded by the coding sequence GTGACCGACATCAAGATCTGCGGGCTCTCGACGCCCGAGACCATCGACGCCGCGGCCGCAGCAGGCGCGACCCACGTCGGCTTCGTGTTCTTCGCCGCCTCGCCCCGTAACCTGTCGCCGGAGCGCGCCGCCGATCTCGCGTCGCGGGTGCCACCGCATGTCCGCAAGGTCGGGGTGTTCGTCGATCCCGACGACGCGCTGCTCGACGCCGCAATGCCCGCGCTCGACATCATCCAGCTGCACGGCACCGAGGCCCCCGCCCGCGCCGCGACCCTCCGCGCCCGCTACGGCAAGCCGGTGTGGCGCGCCGCCGGAGTCGCCAGCGCCGCCGATATCCGCGCCGCGATTGCGGCGGCGCGCGGCAATTGCGACCTGTTGCTCCTCGATGCCAAAGCGCCTAGCGAAGCCCCCCTGCCGGGCGGCAACGGGCTCCGTTTCGACTGGCGACTGCTGACGGACGCGCGTCCCGACCTGCCCTGGGGCCTGTCGGGCGGGCTCGATGCCGGCAACGTCGCCGAGGCGATCCGGGGCTGCGGTCCGGCGCTGGTCGACGTGTCGTCGGGGGTCGAGGAGGCTTCCGGCGTCAAGTCGGTGACGAAGATCAGGGCGTTCATCGAAGCGGCGAGGACGGCGTAG